Proteins from a single region of Streptomyces glaucescens:
- the hpnD gene encoding presqualene diphosphate synthase HpnD — MIRTVESEPHVSAPVLAAYRYCEAVTGQQARNFAYGIRLLPTAKRRAMSALYAFSRRVDDIGDGALTDEVKAARLDDTRTLLTRIREDAVDEDDTDPVGVALAHAARTFPIPLDGLDELIDGVLMDVRGETYETWDDLKRYCRCVAGAIGRLSLGVFGTEPGARDAERAPEYADTLGLALQLTNILRDVREDAEGGRTYLPSDDLAKFGCSAGFAGPTPPDGSDFAGLVHFEVRRARALFAEGYQLLPMLDRRSGACVAAMAGIYRRLLDRIERDPEAVLRGRVSLPGREKAYVAVRGLSGLDTRHVSRRTVRRRV; from the coding sequence TCCGCACCGGTACTCGCCGCCTACCGCTACTGCGAGGCCGTCACCGGACAGCAGGCCCGCAACTTCGCCTACGGCATCCGGCTGCTGCCGACGGCCAAGCGCCGCGCGATGTCCGCGCTGTACGCCTTCTCCCGGCGTGTCGACGACATCGGCGACGGCGCGCTCACCGACGAGGTGAAGGCCGCCCGGCTGGACGACACCCGGACGCTGCTCACCCGGATCCGCGAGGACGCGGTCGACGAGGACGACACCGACCCGGTCGGCGTAGCCCTCGCCCACGCCGCCCGCACCTTCCCCATCCCGCTCGACGGCCTGGACGAGCTGATCGACGGCGTCCTCATGGACGTCCGCGGCGAGACCTACGAGACGTGGGACGACCTCAAGCGCTACTGCCGGTGCGTGGCGGGCGCCATCGGGCGCCTCTCCCTCGGCGTGTTCGGCACCGAACCGGGAGCGCGTGACGCCGAGCGCGCCCCCGAGTACGCCGACACCCTCGGGCTGGCCCTCCAGCTCACCAACATCCTGCGCGACGTCCGCGAGGACGCCGAGGGCGGGCGCACCTACCTGCCCTCCGACGACCTCGCCAAGTTCGGCTGCTCGGCCGGGTTCGCCGGGCCGACCCCGCCGGACGGCTCCGACTTCGCGGGCCTCGTCCACTTCGAGGTGCGCCGCGCCCGCGCCCTGTTCGCCGAGGGCTACCAGCTGCTGCCCATGCTCGACCGGCGCAGCGGCGCCTGCGTCGCCGCCATGGCGGGCATCTACCGCCGCCTGCTCGACCGCATCGAGCGCGACCCGGAGGCCGTGCTGCGCGGCCGGGTCTCGCTGCCCGGCCGGGAGAAGGCCTACGTCGCCGTGCGCGGGCTGTCCGGACTGGACACCCGCCACGTCAGCCGGCGCACCGTCAGGAGGCGCGTCTGA
- the hpnE gene encoding hydroxysqualene dehydroxylase HpnE, with product MTDGTRNGPVTTDAPTGHGRKAVVVGGGLAGVTAALALADAGVGVTLLEGRPRLGGLAFSFRRGELTVDNGQHVYLRCCTAYRWFLDRIGGAALAPLQDRLDVPVLDLAKPEGRRLGRLRRDALPVPLHLGRSLATYPHLSLAERAKAGRAALALKGLDPADPALDEQDFGSWLTAHGQSARAVEALWDLVGVATLNAVAGDSSLGLAAMVFRTGLLSEPGAADIGWARVPLGDLHDRLARRALDAAGVRTVLRARVSAVSRTGEGRWSVRLPGEHIESDAVVLAVPQREAHDLLPDGALDAPERLLRIGTAPILNVHVVYDRKVLNTPFLTALGSPVQWVFDRTEASGLTDGQYLALSQSAAQDDIDAPVAELRARYLPELERALPRTRDAEVRDFFVTRERTATFAPAPGVGRLRPGARTKAPGLYLAGAWTATGWPATMESAVRSGISAADAALRALGRPRPRHLFDVEEAA from the coding sequence ATGACCGACGGCACGAGGAACGGACCCGTGACGACCGACGCTCCCACCGGGCACGGCCGGAAGGCGGTGGTGGTCGGCGGCGGACTCGCCGGGGTCACCGCCGCGCTGGCACTCGCCGACGCGGGCGTCGGCGTCACCCTGCTCGAAGGCCGGCCCCGCCTCGGCGGCCTGGCCTTCTCCTTCCGGCGCGGTGAGCTGACCGTCGACAACGGCCAGCACGTCTACCTGCGCTGCTGCACCGCCTACCGGTGGTTCCTCGACCGGATCGGGGGTGCGGCGCTGGCGCCGCTGCAGGACCGGCTCGACGTGCCCGTGCTCGACCTCGCCAAGCCCGAGGGCCGGCGACTCGGCAGGCTGCGGCGCGACGCGCTGCCGGTCCCGCTGCACCTGGGCCGCAGCCTTGCGACGTACCCCCACCTCTCGCTCGCCGAGCGGGCGAAGGCCGGCCGGGCCGCGCTCGCGCTCAAAGGGCTCGACCCCGCCGATCCGGCCCTGGACGAGCAGGACTTCGGCAGCTGGCTGACCGCGCACGGCCAGTCGGCGCGGGCCGTCGAGGCCCTGTGGGACCTGGTCGGCGTCGCCACCCTCAACGCGGTCGCGGGCGACAGCTCCCTCGGGCTCGCCGCGATGGTGTTCAGGACCGGGCTGCTGTCCGAACCGGGCGCGGCCGACATCGGCTGGGCCCGGGTTCCCCTCGGCGACCTGCACGACCGGCTGGCGCGCCGGGCGCTCGACGCCGCGGGCGTGCGCACCGTCCTGCGTGCCCGGGTCTCCGCCGTCTCCCGGACCGGCGAGGGGCGCTGGAGCGTCCGGCTGCCCGGCGAGCACATCGAGTCGGACGCCGTGGTGCTCGCCGTACCGCAGCGCGAGGCCCACGACCTGCTGCCCGACGGCGCGCTCGACGCGCCCGAGCGGCTGCTGCGGATCGGCACCGCACCGATCCTCAACGTCCACGTCGTCTACGACCGCAAGGTGCTGAACACCCCGTTCCTGACCGCGCTCGGCTCCCCGGTGCAGTGGGTCTTCGACCGCACCGAGGCGTCCGGGCTGACGGACGGCCAGTACCTGGCACTGTCCCAGTCGGCCGCCCAGGACGACATCGACGCCCCGGTGGCCGAGCTGCGCGCACGGTACCTGCCCGAGCTGGAGCGAGCCCTGCCGCGCACCCGGGATGCCGAGGTGAGGGACTTCTTCGTCACCCGGGAGCGCACCGCGACCTTCGCTCCCGCCCCCGGCGTCGGGCGGCTGCGGCCCGGCGCCCGCACGAAGGCACCCGGCCTCTACCTGGCCGGAGCGTGGACCGCCACCGGGTGGCCCGCGACCATGGAGAGTGCGGTCCGCAGCGGCATCAGCGCGGCCGACGCCGCGCTGCGCGCCCTGGGCCGGCCCCGCCCGCGCCACCTCTTCGACGTCGAGGAGGCGGCCTGA
- a CDS encoding polyprenyl synthetase family protein, with the protein MPPASTAARETAVDVTALLERGRTLATPVLRAAIDRLAPPMDTVAAYHFGWIDARGNPTSGDGGKAVRPALAVLSAEVTGAAPETGVPGAVAVELVHNFSLLHDDLMDGDEQRRHRDTVWKVHGPAQAILVGDALFALANEVLLELGTVDAGRATRRLTTASRALIDGQAQDISYEHRDRVSVEECLEMEGNKTGALLACASSIGAVLGGADDRTADALERYGYHLGLAFQAVDDLLGIWGDPEATGKQTWSDLRQRKKSLPVVAALAAGGSASERLGDILAADAKSSDFATFSEEEFAARAALIEEAGGREWTADEARRQHTVAIEALDAVDMPDRVRAQFTALADFVVVRKR; encoded by the coding sequence GTGCCCCCGGCCTCGACGGCCGCTCGCGAGACCGCGGTGGACGTGACCGCGCTCCTGGAGCGCGGCCGGACCCTGGCCACCCCGGTACTGCGGGCGGCCATCGACCGCCTGGCGCCTCCGATGGACACGGTTGCCGCCTACCACTTCGGCTGGATCGACGCCCGGGGCAACCCCACGTCCGGCGACGGCGGCAAGGCCGTGCGCCCCGCCCTGGCCGTGCTGTCCGCGGAGGTCACCGGCGCCGCCCCGGAGACGGGCGTGCCCGGTGCCGTCGCCGTCGAGCTGGTCCACAACTTCTCCCTGCTGCACGACGACCTGATGGACGGCGACGAACAGCGCCGGCACCGCGACACCGTCTGGAAGGTGCACGGACCCGCCCAGGCCATCCTGGTCGGTGACGCCCTGTTCGCCCTCGCCAACGAGGTGCTCCTGGAACTCGGCACCGTCGACGCCGGACGCGCCACCCGCCGGCTCACCACCGCCTCCCGCGCCCTCATCGACGGCCAGGCGCAGGACATCTCCTACGAGCACCGCGACCGGGTCAGCGTCGAGGAGTGCCTGGAGATGGAGGGCAACAAGACCGGCGCGCTGCTCGCCTGCGCCAGCTCCATCGGCGCGGTGCTCGGCGGCGCGGACGACCGCACCGCCGACGCCCTGGAGCGGTACGGCTATCACCTCGGCCTCGCCTTCCAGGCCGTCGACGACCTGCTCGGCATCTGGGGCGACCCGGAGGCCACCGGCAAGCAGACCTGGAGCGACCTGCGCCAGCGCAAGAAGTCGCTGCCGGTGGTGGCCGCCCTCGCGGCGGGCGGCAGCGCCTCGGAGCGGCTCGGCGACATCCTCGCCGCCGACGCCAAGAGCAGCGACTTCGCCACCTTCTCCGAGGAGGAGTTCGCCGCCCGGGCGGCCCTCATCGAGGAGGCGGGCGGACGTGAGTGGACCGCCGACGAGGCGCGCCGTCAGCACACCGTCGCCATCGAAGCCCTCGACGCCGTGGACATGCCCGACCGGGTGCGGGCACAGTTCACCGCGCTCGCCGACTTCGTCGTCGTACGAAAGAGATGA